The nucleotide window CTGTTGATCGCGTTGGTGGGGGCGGCGGACGCGCTGAACTATCAGTGGCTGACGGATGAGGAGTTGACGGTCTGGGGTGACCGTATTAAGTTCTGGCATGGCGACACGCTTGAGGGCGATGTTCGTTCGAACAGCCAGATCGCCATCATGCAGGACCCGGTGTTCTACGGTCGGGTTATCACGACCGCGTCGGACTTCTGGCATGGAACGGGATACGATCCCCAGTTTCTCGGGCCGCCGCCGGAGTTCAATGCGCCCGGGATTTATGTCGGGGGAAGCCCTGGACACCTCAGGCAATGCAGCGCCGGTCAAGGAAGATTCTTCTCGTTCGGCCCGGAGTGGATCTGCCGACTCCTGTTGGATTCGAATCTGGTCCACGTCTATCGGTGGCCTGCCGGGACTCCCTTCGACAGCACCGATCATTTTGTGATCCCGCTGCTGAACGGGGATTACGGTCTCTGTTGTTTCTTTGACTGTCCCATCGAGATTGCAGGTCGCGTGGCCGGCAGACTCACCATCGGTACGTCTCACTCCGCCGGCATCCTCGATAATATCCTGTATGTTGACTCGGACCCGCTGACGGGCGTCACACCTCAATATAGTCCGAACTATTTCGCGTTGGCGGCCGAGGGGAGCATCGTCGTGCTCAACACGCCGGAGAACGGACGCGAGAATTCCGGCGGATTAGGTGATGCCCAGACCGACCCGAACCTGACCGATGTCGTGCTGTGCGGCGCCTACTACGCGCTTGGCGGCAGCATCACGTTTCAGAATCAGAACGATGCCGACAGCGGTTACGTCTGCGCGTGCCAACCCGATGACCGCGGCGACTTGCTTACCTTTGGCGGATTCGTTCAGAGTCGTCGCGGCTACTTGCACCGCTCCACCAGGACAAGCACAGGATATCATCTGCGACTGCGCTGGGACCATCGCCTTCGATATTGGAGCGACTTTGTGTGGGCAGCCGAGCCGCTTCCCGATCGCACGGACACCCTCGACTACGGGCCGGTCGTTGTCGGTTCCACCGCCTGGGACACGGCGTACGTGTACGTCGCGGATCAGTACGCGTTTGGTGGTGCGACAGCGACCTATCCGTGGTACTCTCCCGGCGGATCACCCGCCTACGGTGACAGCTTCGCTGTCCCCTGCCGCTTTACTCCGCCCCATACCGGAGACTTCCGCGGCATCTTGAGCATCTACATCGCCGGGCAGACATTTCCAGTGAGGTTGCTGGGCGAGGGCACGCTTGATGTTGCCGATCATCCCGCTCTGCCGCACGACATCACGCTTTCGGCCTACCCGAATCCGTTCAATTCGGTGACGACTCTAAGCTATGTCTTGCCGGCGGGACAGGGAGGGCAATTGCTGATCTCCGACATCACCGGCCGAGCGGTCGCCGAGTTTGTGTTGGCTCCTTCCACCGGCATTCGTTCTCTGACATACGATGCGGCGGATCAGGCAACAGGCATCTACTTTGCCCAGTTGCTCGCGAATTCGGAGATACGCATCCAGAAGCTTTTGGTCTTGAAATAGCGATCCAACCCACTCAATTCGGGGGAATTGATCATGAGTCAAACCGGCATACGGTTGTTGTTCGTCGCGCTGCTCGCGACGCTGTTCGGCGCGGCCTACGCGCTGAACTATCAGTGGTTGACGGATGAGGAGATGACCTCCTTCGGTGACCGGATTCCCATTTTCATGCCGCCGGACACCTTCACTGGGGACGTGCACTCGAATTCCATGATCGCAATCTTGGGCGCTCCCGTGTTCTATGGCCGCGTGTCAACTACCGAGGATGACTTCTGGCGTGGCGTCGGCTATAATCCGCAGTTTCACGGCCCACCGCCATTCTTCAATGCGCCTCCTGTCTCGCTTGGCATGGGTGTAACGCGATTGCGGCAGGCGTGTTGGAATCGCGGCGCGGTGTACGGGACGCCTCAGATGCAAGCACGGCTGCTTTTGCAGGGCGGCACGATTCGCATTAACCTTTGGCCTGTCGGGCTTCCGTTTGACAGTACGTTTACGGAGTTCCACTACCCGGTCTCGTCAGGGGAGAACTATCTCTTCTTCCTCGGGCCGCTTACGATCTCGGGAGTTGTCGCGGGTAGAATTGTTATCGGCACGGACGCACGCGCCGGCATCGCGGATAACATCCTTTATGCCGACGCGGACCCGTTGACGGGTACGACGCCGGACAGCAGTCACGATTACTTCGCGCTCGCCGCCGCTGGCGAGATCAAGATTCTCAACACCGTGGCGAATGGTCGCGAGAACTCCGGCGGACTGGGATTGAATCAGACCAATCACGATTCGACCAGCATCGTGCTCTGCGGCGCGTACTATGCTTACGGCGAGAGCTTCACGTTCGAGAATCAGAATGATCCCGACAGCGGATACGTGTGCGAGTGCGAACCGGATGATCGTGGCACGATCTATCTCTATGGCGGCATCGTCCAGATGCGCCGGGGTCAACTGCACCGCTCCACGCGGACCAGCACGGGCTATCGTCGCACTCTGCGGTTCGATCCGCGCCTGCGAGGCTGGGACGACCTGCTCGCACCGCGCTCCGAGATCATGTCCGAGAGCACCGACACGCTCTCTTTCACATCCGTCCCGGTCGGCTCCACGGTCTGGGACACGGCCTATGTGTACACGGAACAGGCGCTCTCGTTCGCAGGCGCTTATGCCACCTTTCCGTGGTACTCTCCCGGGGGCTCACCCGCTTACGGCGATAGCTTCGCGGTCCCTTGCCGCTTCTCACCGCCGCACAGCGGCCGTTACAGTGGAACATTGACCGTGCACGTAGGTGGATACGAGCACGACATCGTGTTGCTCGGCGAAACCGCTTCCACTTCATCAGACATTCCCGCCGTGCCGCGCGATATCACGCTTTCGGCCTACCCGAATCCGTTCAATTCCGCGACCACGATTCGCTATTCAGTGGAGTCCACGGCGAGCGCGGAGCTGACGGTTTTCGATCTGACCGGCCGCGCGGTGCAGCGGTTCGCGCTCCGCACGACTCCCGGCGGGCATGAGCTCGCATGGGACGCGCACAGCCTCGCCACCGGCCTCTATTTCGCTCGCCTCACCTCAGGCTCCCAAGCGACTACGACCAAGCTCTTGCTTCTGAAATAGGGCCCGCTGGTCGGCATCGGAACTTCAATTTTCGATTTTCAATTTCTGCTTGAACATCCTCTTCGTAAACTCATCACTGGTCTGGGGCGGGAACGAAAAGTGGACGCTGCGCGCGGCGGAAACACTCGCGTCGCGCGATCATCAGGTCGCGATCGCGATTCGCAACTTTGAGATCTGGCAAGGCCACGAGCGCGGCTGGGTCGATTTTCTCACCTTGCCGTTTACGAATGACGCCGATATCTTCACGGTGTTCAAGCTGCGGAAGTTGATCACGGAACGCGAGATTGACATTCTGCTGCCCACGCGCAGCCGCGATTACTGGTTGAGCGGTTTCGCGCGCCTGGGGACGTCCGCGAAATACGTGATGCGCAACGGGATTACGCGCGATCTCCCCAACACGCTCAAGGAACGCCTGCGTTACGGCCGCTTTCCCGACGGCATCGTCGTGAACGCGCAGGCCGTGAAGGAGTCGCTGGCCAAGCACGCCTGGGTTCAGCGCGACCGCATTCACGTGATCTATAACGGCGTGGATTCCGCGGAATCGAGCGAGCAAGTTCCGCCGCTCAAACAGCCGGGCGAATTCTTGATTGTCGCCGCCGGACGCGTCGAATCGGACAAGGGCTTTGACGTGCTCGTCGAAGCCATGGCCCTCGCGCTCCGTGACGTGCCATCTTTGCGCTGCGTGATCTTCGGTCGCGGCGACATGGAAGCTGCGATCCAGCGGCGCATCGACGAGCGTCAGGTTGGCGACAGCGTCCGCCTCGGCGGGTTCACCACGAATCTCGCCGCGGTATTGAAGCAGGCGGATCTTTCCGTCTCATCGTCCTACCGCGAAGGCGTATCCAACTTCATTCTCGAAAGCTGGTCCGCCGGCGTCCCCATCATCGCCACTTCGATTCCCGGCTCGACCGAAATTATCGCCGCCGAACAGCGCGGCGGCCTCGTGCTTCCGGGCGACGCGATTGCGCTGTCCAGCGCGATCCTGCGCGCCTTTCATGACCGCGAGCTTTGTGGGCGCTGGTCCGCGGCGGGCACGCTGGCGATTCAAGACACTTTCAACTGGACGCGCATGGCCGAGCAACTCGAAACGCTCTTCATCGCTCTGACCGCGGCATGACGACCTACCTGCGGTACATCAATCCGTTCCAGCGCTATCGCGGCGCGCTCATCATGACGGCGTTCTGCACGATTTTCTACGTGCTCTTCAACGCGCTCTCACTCTGGCTGGTGGCTCCGGTGCTGCGCATCATTTTCATGCCGGGCAAGGAAGACGCCGCGCCGCTTCCGCTCGGTCAGGCGCAAGGGTGGTACGATTCCCTCAAACACTGGTCGTGGTCCTGGTTCGCCGGCGATACTCCGGCCGAGACGCTGCCCAAGCTTTGCCTGGCCCTGATTCTCGTCTTTCTCCTGAAGAACATCTTCGCCTTTGGACAGATGTACTTCGTCTCGTACGTTGAACAGCGGATGGTCAAGGACTTGCGCGACACGCTCTTCGGCCAGCTCGCGCGCCTCCCCTACAAGTTCTTTGACAAGCGCGCCACGGGCGACGTGATGTCGAGCGTGATGAATGACGTGTACGTGCTGAGTCTGACCTTTCAGCGCGTTTTCACGCAGGCCGTCCGCGATCCGCTCTCGGCGATCACCCTGCTGATCATTCTGATCTCGATCTCGTGGGAGCTGACGCTGACCGCGCTCATCATCGTTCCGCTCTTTGGCTTGATCTATCGGGCCACAGGCCAGAGCTTGAAGCGCAAGAGCAAGCGCATTCAGGAGAAACTTGGCCAGCTTTCCGCGTATCTGCAAGAGGCGATCTCCGGCGCGCGCGTGATCAAAGCGTTCGGCACCGAGCGTTACGAGACGCAGCGCTTTGAGCGTCGCGCCGACGAGCTGTTTCGTCACAGCCTGCGCTTGGCCCGCCTCGATCGCCTCGCCCAACCGCTGTCGGAAACGATCGGCGTGGTGATTATTGCGCTCGTGCTGCTGTTCGGCGGTCAGCGCGTCTTGTCCGGCGAACTGCTCGACGCCGAGGATTTCATTCGCTTCATCGTGGTGCTTTTCGCGATTCTGACCCCCGTCCGCAATATTGGCGCGATTTTCAATAACCTGCAAGTCGGTTCCGCCGCCGGAGCGCGGCTCGATGTGATCTTCCATGAGCCGGTCGAGGCCGTCGAGCGCGGCGGTGTTGAGGTTCGCGAGTTCGCTCGGGAACTCCGGTTCGAGCACCTGTCTTTTCGCTATGAGACCAGCTCCGATTGGGTGTTATCGGATATCGACCTGACGATTCGCAAGCACGAGAAGGTCGCGCTCGTCGGCCGCAGCGGTTCCGGCAAGAGCACGCTCGCGAATTTGATTCCCCGCTTCTACGAGCCGCAGCAGGGCCGGATTCTGCTCGATGGGATTCCGGTCACGGAGCTGTCGCTGTCGTCGCTCCGCCAACAGGTGAGCTCCGTCAGTCAGGATGTGTTTTTGTTCAACGAGACCGTGCGTTACAACATCGCGTATGGGCTGGAGCATGTGGACGAAACCCGGCTGCGCAATGTGATCAAGCGCTCGCAGGCGGAGTCCTTCATCGCGGCCATGCCGCACGGTCTGGACACGGTGGTCGGCGAGCGCGGCACGCAACTGTCCGGCGGACAACGCCAGCGTCTGGCCATTGCCCGTGCCCTCTTGCGCAACTCTCCCATTCTGATCTTTGACGAGGCCACGTCGGCGCTTGACAGCGAATCCGAGCGCCTGATTCAGCACGCGCTCACGGAGCTGTTTCGGGACCGGACCGTGATTATCATCGCT belongs to candidate division KSB1 bacterium and includes:
- a CDS encoding T9SS type A sorting domain-containing protein yields the protein MSTTGKRLLFAALLIALVGAADALNYQWLTDEELTVWGDRIKFWHGDTLEGDVRSNSQIAIMQDPVFYGRVITTASDFWHGTGYDPQFLGPPPEFNAPGIYVGGSPGHLRQCSAGQGRFFSFGPEWICRLLLDSNLVHVYRWPAGTPFDSTDHFVIPLLNGDYGLCCFFDCPIEIAGRVAGRLTIGTSHSAGILDNILYVDSDPLTGVTPQYSPNYFALAAEGSIVVLNTPENGRENSGGLGDAQTDPNLTDVVLCGAYYALGGSITFQNQNDADSGYVCACQPDDRGDLLTFGGFVQSRRGYLHRSTRTSTGYHLRLRWDHRLRYWSDFVWAAEPLPDRTDTLDYGPVVVGSTAWDTAYVYVADQYAFGGATATYPWYSPGGSPAYGDSFAVPCRFTPPHTGDFRGILSIYIAGQTFPVRLLGEGTLDVADHPALPHDITLSAYPNPFNSVTTLSYVLPAGQGGQLLISDITGRAVAEFVLAPSTGIRSLTYDAADQATGIYFAQLLANSEIRIQKLLVLK
- a CDS encoding T9SS type A sorting domain-containing protein, which encodes MSQTGIRLLFVALLATLFGAAYALNYQWLTDEEMTSFGDRIPIFMPPDTFTGDVHSNSMIAILGAPVFYGRVSTTEDDFWRGVGYNPQFHGPPPFFNAPPVSLGMGVTRLRQACWNRGAVYGTPQMQARLLLQGGTIRINLWPVGLPFDSTFTEFHYPVSSGENYLFFLGPLTISGVVAGRIVIGTDARAGIADNILYADADPLTGTTPDSSHDYFALAAAGEIKILNTVANGRENSGGLGLNQTNHDSTSIVLCGAYYAYGESFTFENQNDPDSGYVCECEPDDRGTIYLYGGIVQMRRGQLHRSTRTSTGYRRTLRFDPRLRGWDDLLAPRSEIMSESTDTLSFTSVPVGSTVWDTAYVYTEQALSFAGAYATFPWYSPGGSPAYGDSFAVPCRFSPPHSGRYSGTLTVHVGGYEHDIVLLGETASTSSDIPAVPRDITLSAYPNPFNSATTIRYSVESTASAELTVFDLTGRAVQRFALRTTPGGHELAWDAHSLATGLYFARLTSGSQATTTKLLLLK
- a CDS encoding glycosyltransferase, coding for MNILFVNSSLVWGGNEKWTLRAAETLASRDHQVAIAIRNFEIWQGHERGWVDFLTLPFTNDADIFTVFKLRKLITEREIDILLPTRSRDYWLSGFARLGTSAKYVMRNGITRDLPNTLKERLRYGRFPDGIVVNAQAVKESLAKHAWVQRDRIHVIYNGVDSAESSEQVPPLKQPGEFLIVAAGRVESDKGFDVLVEAMALALRDVPSLRCVIFGRGDMEAAIQRRIDERQVGDSVRLGGFTTNLAAVLKQADLSVSSSYREGVSNFILESWSAGVPIIATSIPGSTEIIAAEQRGGLVLPGDAIALSSAILRAFHDRELCGRWSAAGTLAIQDTFNWTRMAEQLETLFIALTAA
- a CDS encoding ABC transporter ATP-binding protein, with amino-acid sequence MTTYLRYINPFQRYRGALIMTAFCTIFYVLFNALSLWLVAPVLRIIFMPGKEDAAPLPLGQAQGWYDSLKHWSWSWFAGDTPAETLPKLCLALILVFLLKNIFAFGQMYFVSYVEQRMVKDLRDTLFGQLARLPYKFFDKRATGDVMSSVMNDVYVLSLTFQRVFTQAVRDPLSAITLLIILISISWELTLTALIIVPLFGLIYRATGQSLKRKSKRIQEKLGQLSAYLQEAISGARVIKAFGTERYETQRFERRADELFRHSLRLARLDRLAQPLSETIGVVIIALVLLFGGQRVLSGELLDAEDFIRFIVVLFAILTPVRNIGAIFNNLQVGSAAGARLDVIFHEPVEAVERGGVEVREFARELRFEHLSFRYETSSDWVLSDIDLTIRKHEKVALVGRSGSGKSTLANLIPRFYEPQQGRILLDGIPVTELSLSSLRQQVSSVSQDVFLFNETVRYNIAYGLEHVDETRLRNVIKRSQAESFIAAMPHGLDTVVGERGTQLSGGQRQRLAIARALLRNSPILIFDEATSALDSESERLIQHALTELFRDRTVIIIAHRLSSIRFADRVVVLDKGRVEAVGTHDELVKSSPLYSTLMPLYESPAATA